tggaaggaaaggcgtccaaatgaggttttggctttagggatgatcagtgagatacacctgctggagcgcgtgctacgggtgggtgtagccatcgtgaccagtgaactgagataaggcggcactctacctagcatagccttgtagatgacctggagccagtgggtctgacgacgaacatgtagcgagggccagccgactagggcatacaggtcgcagtggtgcgtcgtataaggtgctttagtaacaaaacggatggcactgtgataaactgcatccagtttgctgagtagagtattggaagctattttgtagatgacatcgccgaagtcgaggatcggtaggatagtcagttttactagggtaagtttggcggcgtgagtgaaggaggctttgttgcggaatagaaagccgactctagatttgattttggattggagatgtttgatatgagtctggaaggagagtttgcagtctagccagacacctaggtacttatagatgtccacatattctaggtcggaaccgtccagggtggtgatgctagtcgggcgtgcgggtgcaggcagcggacggttgaaaagcatgcatttggttttactagcgtttaagagcagttggaggccacggaaggagtgttgtatggcattgaagctcgtttggaggttagatagcacagtgtccaaggaagggccggaagtatacagaatggtgtcgtctgcgtagaggtggatcagggaatcgcccgcagcaagagcaacatcattgatgtatacgagaaaagagtcggcccgagaattgaaccctgtggtacccccatagagactgccagaggaccggacaacatgccctccgatttgacacactgaactctgtctgcaaagtagttggtgaaccaggcaaggcagtcattagaaaaaccgaggctactgagtctgccgataagaatatggtgattgacagtcgaaagccttggccaggtcgatgaagacggctgcacagtaatgtcttttatcgatggcggttatgacatcgtttagtaccttgagcgtggctgaggtgcacctgtgaccggctcggaaaccggattgcacagcggagaaggtacggtgggattcgagatggtcagtgatctgtttgttgacttggctttcgaagaccttagatagtcagggcaggatggatataggtctgtaacagtttgggtccagggtgtctccccctttgaagagggggatgaccgcggcagctttccaatccttggggatctcagatgatacgaaggagaggttgaacaggctggtaatagggggtgcgacaatggcggcggacagtttcagaaatagggggtccagattgtcaagcccagctgatttgtatgggtccaggttttccagctctttcagaacatctgctatctggatatgggtaaaggagaagctggggaggcttgggagagtagcagcggggggggggggggggggggggggctgtttgccaaggttggagtcgccaggaggaaggcatggccagccattgagaaatgtttgttgaagttttcgattatcatggacttatcagtggtgaccgtgttacctagcctcagtgcagtgggcagctgggaggaggtgctcttgttttccatggactttacagtatcccagaactttttggagttagagctacaggatgcaaatttctgcttgaaaaagctggcctttgctttcctgactgactgcgtgtattggttcctgacttccctgaacagttgcatatcgcgggggctcttcgatgctattgcagttcgccacaggatgtttttgtgctggtcgagggcagtcaggtctggagtgaaccaagggctatatctgttcttggttctgcattttttgaacggagcatgcttgtctaatatggtgaggaagtaacttttaaagaatgaccaggcatcctcaactgatgggatgaggtcaatatccttccagggtacccgggccaggtcgattagaaaggcctgctcgcagaagtgttttagggagcgtttgacagtgatgaggggtggtcgtttgaccgcggacccgtggcggatacaggcaatgaggcagtgatcgctgagatcttgattgaagacagcagaggtgtatttggagggcaagttggtcaggataatgtctattagggtgcccatgtttacggatttagggttgtacctggtgggttccttgatgatttgtgtgagattgagggcatcaagcttagattgtaggactgccggggtgttaagcatatcccagtttaggtcacctaacaggacaaactctgaagctagatggggagcgatcaattcacagatggtgtccagggcacagctgggagctgaagggggtcggtagcaggcggcaacagtgagagacttatttctggagagattaatttttaaaattagaagttcgatctgtttgggcatagacctggaaagtatgacagaactttgcaggctatctctgcagtagattgcaacccccccccccctttggcagttctatcttgacggaaagtgttatagttgggtatggaaatctcagagtttttggtggccttcctaagccaggattcggacacggcaaggacatcagggttggcagagtgtgctaaagcggtgagtaaggcaaacttagggaggaggcttctgatgttgacatgcatgaggccaaggcttttttgatcacagaagtcaacaaatgagggtgactggggacatgcagggcctgggtttacctccacatcacccgaggaacagaggagtagtaggatgagggtgcggctaaaggctatcaaaactggtcgcctagagcgttggggacaaggaataaaaggagcagatttatgggcgtggtagaatagattctgggcataatgtgcagaccagagaggttgtgaattgtagaattgtgtttgctaactggtgctagtttcctggctgcgctagctgcaagataagctagcagttagcagaccggggcaggcaagctagcagttagcagaccgggactagcaagttagcctttgggggacgtcgcgatgggggggaagtctgtttttgcctcttcgtgcggtgacgtcgatagaccagtcgtggaattagtagggttccaggtagctctaggtagctagcaggcctagtaggttagcagaatgggccttcagcgggcgtcacgcctgaggggcctgttggagtcctcgggcagattatgtcggtattccagtcgtagaggatcggcggggttccgtgctccgtaccggcagtaaaggggtccggatattgtagcccaggagtgggcttcagtggtagcacaggagccctagccgggctagcttcaggctaattggtgcttgctccgggatggaaacgctagccaggagtggtcacccgggattgtggttagttagttgcgaagatccagatgaaaatgttcagagtttgcggtaggaatccggggatatggagagaaataggtccgttatgctctggttttagtcacgttgttcgaactagcgagagctttccgagctaaaggttagctgatgaccgctagcaatggtttgctaactgatagctggtaggtagttagctggctatcttcagttgatggattccagatcagaagtaaatagaaatactttagaaaaaagcagatccacgccacattgggtgaggcgggttgcaggagagtagaagttgaggtttaagaaaatattttgaaaaagatatgcgaagaaaaatatgtaaaaagatatatgcaagggacacgggacacgacaggacaaagacgtctacactgctacgccatcttggaaatctTGGAAatgcattacagctggatgagtcaacagacatggagggcctggcacagctcctgttATATGTCCAttatgtttatggggggtcaattaaggaatacatcctcttctgcaaaccactggaaaccaggacaacaggagaggatatttttaatgtactggacagctttgtgatatcaaatggactttggtggtcaagatgtgttggtatctgtactgatggcgtaaaagccatgacagggagacatagtggataggtaacgcacgtgcaagcagttgctctcAACGCCACGTGGGTACACTGCAgaatccaccgagaggctcttgctgccaagggaatgcctggcaacttgaaagacgttttggacactacagtgaaaatggttaactttgttaaagcaatgcCCCTGAACTCTTgcgtattttctgcactatgcaatgatatgggcagcgaccatgtaacgcttttacaacatacagaagtcggctggttatcaaggggcaaagtattgacacgtttttttattttttattgagagacgagcttaaagttttctttactgaccataattgacactcattcttatgtttaataaatgtatcgtatattgtgtgtgtgtggcaggcttacaatgttggcaaaaaaactacatttgagagtgcgctgaccctggtgataGAGAGGGTACGCAGCTGAAGGTCGAATGGTTGAAAGGGTATGGGACTATAataagtttgggaaccactggactatgaggtcattttgcagtgctTTTCATAAGAGGCGTTATGATTACATCCGAAATACCCTAAGCCCCAAGTAGCTACCACAGACGTTTCCCCCCATAAATGTTTTAAATCTCGGTTTTGCCAGTTATATTGTATCATGACTGTTTTTCAGGTGTGTACTGCATCAGTCGCTTGGTATCTAAGAAACAGTAAAGATGAGAGTCTTTGGGTCACTAGTGGGCCTTGCTTTGCTTCTGGTATCTACTGAGTGTCTGCTGCCTCCATCCAAGGAGGATCTAAGCCGTAAGCCATCATATAACTAAATATCTTCAAATTGTTCAGAATAGCGGTATACTGTATAATGCAGGATATTTTTAAGTCGCTGTGGAGATTTATTTTGAGCGATTGTTCTCTGCAGAGATTTCTCTCCAGGGGGTGAAATACCTGGACAAGCAGATAGAGAATGCCATCAGTGGGGTGAAGGAGATGAAGACAGTGATGGAGAGGTCTGGAGATGATCACAATAAGTTCTTGAGTGCCCTGGAGAAAACTAAACAGCAAAAAGAGGTACAGTGCATTTGAGCAACGCACTGTACCATGAGCTTTCATCACTGTTTTGGACAAAAATAAGTTAAAGATCACACTACATTTTGTGTTCAATTCATCAGCTATAGTCACCTAGTTCTTTTTAGACCACTGACTCAGTTGCTGTGTTTGTTTCCCAGGATGCTCTGAAGGCAGCTCAGGAGATGGAGTCTAAACTGAGTGAGGAGCAGGAGGTGTGTAACGGCACCATGCAGTCTCTGTGGGAGGAGTGCAAGCCCTGTCTGAAGAACACCTGCATCAAATACTACTCCAGGAGCTGCAGCAGTGGCGCCGGACTGATCGGCAGACAGGTACCGCCTCAACTGCACAGAACTATCATCAATCAATCTCCACATTGGTTTGGAATTGTAGTTCAAGTATGTTGTGTAAGCTAGACttacacagagacatgcaggaCAGCTGATCAATGTTTAAGCTATTATACAATCCTTCCAAATAAAATAGGTCACTGTTGTACTAGCTGctttctcctgtttctctctcagcTGGATGAGGTTCTGAACAGGACCTCTCCATTCTCCATCTGGATCAACGGGGAGAACATGGATGTTCTAGAGAGGGAGGACCAGGAGCAGAGCCAGAGGTTCCAGAACCTGGAGGAGCGCTACTCCGACGTGGCCGATGGGGTGGACAGTATCTTCATGGACAGCTTGAGGGTGTTTGACCACATGCGCTCCCTCAACCCTCCTATGTTCTCCAGCCCCTTCCACATGCCCAGCATCTGGGGTCATAGTGAGAGGGCCAATGAGAGAGCAGAGATGGCAGAGACGGGCGAGGTGCGCTCCCGTAT
This portion of the Salvelinus fontinalis isolate EN_2023a chromosome 27, ASM2944872v1, whole genome shotgun sequence genome encodes:
- the LOC129825114 gene encoding clusterin-like isoform X1, with amino-acid sequence MRVFGSLVGLALLLVSTECLLPPSKEDLSQISLQGVKYLDKQIENAISGVKEMKTVMERSGDDHNKFLSALEKTKQQKEDALKAAQEMESKLSEEQEVCNGTMQSLWEECKPCLKNTCIKYYSRSCSSGAGLIGRQLDEVLNRTSPFSIWINGENMDVLEREDQEQSQRFQNLEERYSDVADGVDSIFMDSLRVFDHMRSLNPPMFSSPFHMPSIWGHSERANERAEMAETGEVRSRMVRSALQDPDFHGFHNMFAPMMDMARNIFGSMGPVMDADANFDINPSEEGSVKEDVVVTKPSGMTCREIRRNSAGCIKLRGECEKCVAIQDIDCSGKKPLAGPLKKDLEQALAMAEKFTQEYSKQLRKFEEQMFNTSSLLDLFSKQFGWVSALANNTNKDGIFKIETVMSKDTEDPEKPGDTNVSVQLFDNPAMTFSVPGDIPWNDPKFSEVVAQQALDLYKQTTVVVK
- the LOC129825114 gene encoding clusterin-like isoform X2, whose amino-acid sequence is MRVFGSLVGLALLLVSTECLLPPSKEDLSQISLQGVKYLDKQIENAISGVKEMKTVMERSGDDHNKFLSALEKTKQQKEDALKAAQEMESKLSEEQEVCNGTMQSLWEECKPCLKNTCIKYYSRSCSSGAGLIGRQLDEVLNRTSPFSIWINGENMDVLEREDQEQSQRFQNLEERYSDVADGVDSIFMDSLRVFDHMRSLNPPMFSSPFHMPSIWGHSERANERAEMAETGEVRSRMVRSALQDPDFHGFHNMFAPMMDMARNIFGSMGPVMDADANFDINPSEEGSVKEDVVVTKPSGMTCREIRRNSAGCIKLRGECEKCVAIQDIDCSGRRRVRSPRDERTLVRKVQIISRTTAKDLVKMLEETGTKVSISTVKRVLYRHNLKGRSARKKPLLQNRH